A window from Mycobacterium saskatchewanense encodes these proteins:
- a CDS encoding acetolactate synthase, producing the protein MTTDAVPTQTLHAGRLIARRLKASGVGTIFTLSGGHLFSLYDGCREEGIRLIDTRHEQTAAFAAEGWSKVTRVPGVAALTAGPGVTNGMSAMAAAQQNQSPLVVLGGRAPAGRWGMGSLQEIDHVPFVAPLARFAATAQSADDAGPLVDRALRTAVAAPSGVSFVDFPMDYVFSMADDDGRPGALTDVPPGPGPAGAALDRAAGLLAKARRPVIMAGTNLWWGHGEAALLRLAEQRQIPVLMNGMARGAVPADHPLAFSRVRGKALGEADVALVVGVPMDFRLGFGAVFGPDTQLVVIDRVKPERKHPRPVEAELYGDLLTIFAALAATGETDHRDWIDELRTAETAARAKEKAELADDRVPLHPMRVYAELVPLLDRDAIVVIDAGDFGSYAGRVIDSYLPGCWLDSGPFGCLGSGPGYALAAKLAHPERQVVLLQGDGAFGFSGMEWDTLVRHNVPVVSVIGNNGIWGLEKHPMEALYGYSVVAELRPGTRYDEVVRALGGHGELVSAPAELRPALERAFASGMPAVVNVLTDPNVAYPRRSNLA; encoded by the coding sequence ATGACAACCGACGCCGTTCCCACCCAAACATTGCACGCCGGCCGGCTGATCGCGCGGCGGCTCAAGGCCAGCGGGGTCGGCACCATCTTCACGCTATCCGGCGGCCACCTGTTCTCCCTGTACGACGGCTGCCGTGAGGAGGGTATCCGGCTGATCGACACCCGGCACGAGCAGACCGCGGCCTTCGCCGCCGAGGGCTGGTCGAAGGTCACCAGGGTGCCGGGCGTCGCCGCGCTCACCGCCGGCCCCGGCGTCACCAACGGGATGAGCGCGATGGCGGCGGCACAGCAGAACCAGTCGCCGCTGGTGGTGCTGGGCGGCCGGGCGCCGGCCGGGCGATGGGGCATGGGTTCGCTGCAGGAGATTGACCACGTGCCGTTCGTGGCGCCGCTGGCCCGCTTCGCCGCCACCGCGCAGTCGGCCGACGACGCCGGCCCGCTGGTCGATCGGGCGCTGCGCACGGCCGTCGCCGCCCCCTCGGGAGTGTCTTTCGTCGACTTCCCGATGGACTACGTGTTCTCGATGGCCGACGACGACGGGCGGCCAGGGGCCCTCACCGATGTGCCGCCGGGCCCGGGTCCCGCCGGCGCGGCCCTCGACCGGGCCGCCGGCCTGCTGGCGAAGGCGCGCCGGCCGGTGATCATGGCCGGCACCAACCTGTGGTGGGGTCACGGCGAGGCCGCACTCCTGCGCCTCGCCGAGCAGCGGCAGATCCCCGTGCTGATGAACGGGATGGCCCGCGGCGCGGTGCCGGCCGACCACCCGCTCGCCTTCTCCCGGGTGCGGGGAAAGGCGTTGGGGGAGGCCGATGTTGCGCTCGTCGTCGGCGTGCCGATGGACTTCCGGCTGGGCTTCGGCGCGGTGTTCGGCCCGGACACGCAGCTGGTCGTGATCGACCGGGTCAAGCCGGAGCGCAAGCATCCCCGACCGGTGGAGGCCGAGCTGTACGGCGACCTGCTGACGATCTTCGCGGCGCTGGCCGCGACGGGGGAGACCGACCATCGGGACTGGATCGACGAACTGCGCACCGCCGAGACCGCGGCGCGGGCCAAGGAGAAGGCCGAGCTCGCCGACGACCGCGTCCCGCTGCACCCCATGCGGGTGTACGCCGAGCTGGTGCCGCTGCTGGACCGCGACGCGATCGTCGTCATCGACGCCGGCGATTTCGGGTCCTACGCCGGCCGGGTGATCGACAGCTACCTGCCGGGCTGCTGGCTGGACAGCGGCCCGTTCGGTTGCTTGGGCTCGGGACCTGGCTACGCGCTGGCCGCCAAGCTGGCGCACCCGGAGCGCCAGGTGGTCTTGCTGCAGGGTGACGGCGCCTTCGGCTTCAGCGGCATGGAGTGGGACACGCTGGTCCGGCACAACGTCCCGGTCGTTTCGGTGATCGGCAACAACGGCATCTGGGGCCTCGAGAAGCACCCGATGGAGGCGCTGTACGGCTATTCCGTGGTGGCCGAGCTGCGGCCGGGCACGCGCTACGACGAGGTGGTGCGCGCGCTGGGCGGCCACGGCGAGCTGGTCTCCGCCCCCGCCGAGCTCCGGCCGGCGCTGGAACGCGCCTTCGCCAGCGGCATGCCCGCCGTCGTCAACGTGCTCACCGACCCGAACGTCGCCTACCCCCGCCGCTCGAACTTGGCATAA
- the secA2 gene encoding accessory Sec system translocase SecA2: MPKTTSAQSGRLTSRFWRLLGASTEKNRNRSLSQVTSSSEYEKEAADLTDEKLLKATGLLKLDDLAESDDIPQFLAIAREAAERSTGLRPFDVQLLGALRMLAGDVIEMATGEGKTLSGAIAAAGYALAGRHVHIVTINDYLARRDAEWMGPLLEAMGLTVGWITAESTSEERRAAYGCDVTYASVNEIGFDVLRDQLVTDVDDLVSPNPDVALIDEADSVLVDEALVPLVLAGTTHRETPRVEIIKLVGELTPEVDYDTDSDSRNVHLTDVGARKVEKALGGIDLYSEEHVGTTLTEVNVALHAHVLLQRDVHYIVRDDAVHLINASRGRIAQLQRWPDGLQAAVEAKEGIETTETGEVLDTITVQALINRYTTVCGMTGTALAAGEQLRQFYKLGVSPIPPNAPNIREDESDRVYITAAAKNDAIVAHIADMHETGQPVLVGTRDVAESEELHERLLRRGVPAVVLNAKNDAEEAKVIAEAGEFGRVTVSTQMAGRGTDIRLGGSDEADHDRVAELGGLHVVGTGRHHTERLDNQLRGRAGRQGDPGSSVFFSSWEDDVVAANLDHNKLPMQTDEDGRIVSPKAAGLLDHAQRVAEGRMLDVHANTWRYNQLTAQQRAIIVDRRNTLLRTPTAREELAELAPKRYEELSEKISEERLERICRQIMLYHLDRGWADHLAYLADIRESIHLRALGRQNPLDEFHRLAVDAFASLAADAIEAAQQTFETANVLEEEQGLDLSKLARPTSTWTYMVNDNPLSDDTLSTLSLPGVFR; the protein is encoded by the coding sequence GTGCCGAAGACCACCTCCGCCCAATCCGGCCGCCTGACCAGCCGCTTCTGGCGGTTGCTGGGCGCCAGCACCGAAAAGAACCGCAACCGTTCGCTCTCGCAGGTGACCTCCTCGTCGGAGTACGAGAAGGAGGCGGCCGACCTCACCGACGAGAAGCTGCTCAAGGCGACGGGGCTGCTCAAGCTCGACGATCTCGCGGAGTCCGACGACATTCCGCAGTTCCTGGCGATCGCCAGGGAGGCGGCAGAGCGGTCGACGGGCCTCCGTCCCTTCGACGTGCAGCTGCTCGGGGCGCTGCGCATGCTGGCCGGCGACGTGATCGAGATGGCGACCGGCGAGGGCAAGACGCTGTCCGGCGCGATCGCGGCGGCCGGATACGCGTTGGCCGGGCGGCACGTCCACATCGTGACGATCAACGACTACCTGGCCCGCCGAGACGCCGAATGGATGGGCCCGCTGCTGGAGGCCATGGGCCTGACGGTCGGCTGGATCACCGCGGAGTCCACGAGCGAGGAGCGCCGGGCGGCCTACGGCTGCGACGTCACGTATGCCTCGGTCAACGAGATCGGCTTCGACGTGCTGCGCGATCAGCTGGTGACCGACGTCGACGACCTGGTGTCGCCCAACCCGGATGTGGCCCTGATCGACGAGGCCGACTCCGTGCTCGTCGACGAGGCGCTGGTGCCGCTGGTGCTGGCGGGCACGACGCATCGCGAGACGCCGCGAGTGGAGATCATCAAGCTGGTGGGGGAGCTGACCCCAGAGGTCGACTACGACACCGACTCCGACAGCCGCAACGTCCACCTGACCGACGTCGGGGCGCGCAAGGTCGAGAAGGCGCTGGGCGGCATCGACCTGTACTCCGAGGAGCATGTCGGCACCACGCTGACCGAGGTCAACGTCGCCCTGCATGCGCACGTGCTGCTGCAACGCGACGTGCACTACATCGTTCGCGACGACGCGGTGCACCTCATCAACGCCTCGCGCGGCCGCATCGCGCAGCTGCAGCGCTGGCCGGACGGCCTCCAGGCCGCCGTCGAGGCCAAGGAGGGCATCGAGACCACCGAGACCGGCGAGGTGCTCGACACCATCACCGTGCAGGCGCTGATCAACCGCTACACGACCGTGTGCGGCATGACCGGCACCGCGCTGGCCGCCGGCGAGCAGCTGCGCCAGTTCTACAAGCTCGGCGTGTCCCCGATCCCGCCGAACGCCCCCAACATCCGCGAGGACGAGTCCGACCGCGTCTACATCACCGCGGCGGCCAAGAACGACGCCATCGTGGCGCACATCGCCGACATGCACGAGACCGGTCAGCCGGTGCTGGTCGGCACCCGCGACGTGGCCGAGTCCGAGGAGTTGCACGAGCGGCTGCTGCGCCGCGGCGTTCCCGCCGTCGTCCTCAACGCCAAGAACGACGCGGAGGAGGCGAAGGTGATCGCCGAGGCCGGTGAGTTCGGCAGGGTGACCGTCTCCACCCAGATGGCCGGGCGCGGCACCGACATTCGGCTCGGCGGCTCCGACGAGGCCGACCACGACCGGGTGGCCGAGCTCGGCGGGCTGCACGTCGTCGGCACCGGCCGGCACCACACCGAGCGGCTGGACAACCAGCTGCGCGGCCGCGCCGGACGTCAGGGCGACCCGGGGTCCTCGGTGTTCTTCTCGAGCTGGGAGGACGACGTCGTCGCGGCCAACCTCGACCACAACAAGCTGCCCATGCAGACCGACGAGGACGGGCGGATCGTCAGCCCCAAGGCGGCCGGCCTGCTCGACCACGCCCAGCGCGTCGCCGAGGGCCGGATGTTGGACGTGCACGCGAACACCTGGCGGTACAACCAGCTGACCGCCCAGCAGCGGGCCATCATCGTGGACCGGCGTAATACGTTGCTGCGCACCCCGACGGCGCGCGAGGAGCTCGCCGAGCTGGCGCCGAAGCGGTATGAGGAACTGTCCGAAAAGATCTCCGAGGAGCGCCTGGAGAGGATCTGCCGGCAGATCATGCTGTACCATCTCGACCGCGGTTGGGCCGACCACCTGGCCTACCTGGCCGATATTCGCGAGAGCATTCACCTGCGCGCGCTGGGCCGGCAAAACCCGCTGGACGAGTTCCACCGGCTGGCGGTCGACGCGTTCGCGTCGCTCGCCGCAGACGCCATCGAGGCGGCTCAGCAGACGTTCGAAACGGCGAACGTCCTCGAGGAGGAGCAGGGTCTGGACCTGTCCAAGCTGGCGCGGCCGACGTCGACGTGGACCTACATGGTCAACGACAACCCGTTGTCCGACGACACGCTCTCCACGCTCAGCCTGCCCGGGGTGTTCCGCTAG
- a CDS encoding CDP-alcohol phosphatidyltransferase family protein yields the protein MEPVLPPDRVLTVPNALSVIRLALIPVFAYALLFAHANGWAVAILMFSGASDWADGKIARLLDQSSRLGVLLDPAVDRLYMVTVPVVLALDHIVPWWFVVVLLARDGLLAATLPLLRSRGLSALPVTYVGKAATFALMSGFPLVLLGTGGAVWSRVMRACGWGFLGWGMYAYLWAFVLYAVQMTLVLRRLPKLNRHAQPVTGKVVEHG from the coding sequence ATGGAGCCGGTGCTTCCGCCTGATCGGGTGCTGACGGTGCCCAACGCCCTGAGCGTGATCCGCCTGGCGCTGATCCCGGTGTTCGCCTACGCGCTGCTATTCGCCCACGCCAACGGCTGGGCGGTGGCCATCCTGATGTTCAGCGGCGCCTCGGACTGGGCCGACGGCAAGATCGCGCGGCTGCTCGACCAGTCCTCGCGGCTGGGCGTGCTGCTCGACCCGGCCGTCGACCGCCTTTACATGGTCACCGTTCCCGTCGTCTTGGCGCTCGACCACATCGTGCCGTGGTGGTTCGTCGTCGTGCTCCTGGCGCGCGACGGCCTGCTGGCCGCGACGCTGCCGCTGCTTCGGAGCCGCGGGTTGTCGGCGCTGCCGGTGACCTACGTCGGCAAGGCCGCAACCTTCGCGCTCATGTCCGGTTTCCCGCTGGTCCTGCTGGGGACGGGAGGCGCGGTGTGGAGCCGGGTGATGCGGGCCTGCGGATGGGGCTTCCTGGGCTGGGGGATGTATGCGTACCTGTGGGCGTTCGTGCTCTACGCGGTGCAGATGACGCTGGTGCTGCGCCGCCTGCCCAAGCTCAATCGCCATGCCCAACCCGTCACCGGCAAAGTCGTCGAGCATGGCTGA
- a CDS encoding DUF881 domain-containing protein yields the protein MAEPDRLLGGYDPNAGHRPHAARPKHIPVPSLLRALLSEHLDPGYAAASARRADSGGPERRASRWLWQALAALLIAAVFAAAVAQARSVEPGVHSAQQLLVRSVRSTEATAGKLAQRRAELSARVDDVQRLALADDAEGQRLLSRLDALSLAAASTPVIGPGLTVTVTDPGAGPNLSDVSKQRVSGSRQIILDRDLQLVVNSLWASGAEAVSVGGVRIGPGVTIRQAGGSILVDNNPTASPYAILAIGPPHAMRDTFDRSPGLQRLRLLEVSYGVGVTVNVADGLSLPAGSVREVKFAKQIGPQ from the coding sequence ATGGCTGAGCCCGACCGCCTGCTCGGCGGCTACGACCCCAATGCCGGCCACCGTCCGCACGCGGCGCGCCCGAAGCACATCCCGGTGCCCTCGCTGCTGCGCGCCCTGCTGTCGGAGCACCTCGATCCCGGCTACGCGGCTGCGTCGGCTCGGCGGGCCGACTCGGGCGGTCCCGAACGGCGTGCCTCCCGTTGGTTGTGGCAGGCGCTGGCGGCGCTGCTCATCGCCGCCGTGTTCGCCGCCGCGGTCGCGCAGGCGCGCTCCGTGGAGCCCGGCGTGCACAGCGCGCAGCAGCTACTCGTGCGCAGCGTCCGGTCGACGGAAGCGACGGCCGGCAAGCTGGCTCAGCGGCGCGCCGAGTTGTCGGCCCGGGTCGACGACGTCCAGCGGCTCGCGCTGGCCGACGACGCGGAAGGGCAGCGTCTGCTGAGCCGTCTCGACGCGCTCAGCCTGGCGGCGGCCAGCACACCCGTCATCGGCCCGGGCTTGACCGTGACGGTCACCGATCCCGGTGCCGGACCGAACCTTTCCGACGTCTCCAAGCAGCGGGTCAGCGGGAGCAGGCAGATCATCCTGGATCGTGACCTGCAACTGGTCGTCAACTCGCTGTGGGCCAGCGGCGCCGAGGCCGTCTCCGTCGGGGGCGTCCGGATCGGCCCGGGCGTGACCATCCGGCAGGCCGGCGGCTCGATCCTGGTCGACAACAACCCCACCGCCAGCCCGTACGCGATCCTCGCGATCGGGCCGCCGCACGCCATGCGGGACACTTTCGACCGCAGCCCGGGACTGCAGCGCCTGCGGCTACTGGAGGTCTCCTATGGTGTCGGTGTGACCGTCAACGTGGCCGACGGCCTGTCACTGCCCGCCGGATCGGTCCGCGAAGTCAAGTTCGCCAAACAGATTGGGCCCCAGTGA
- a CDS encoding small basic family protein: MIGIAALAIGIVLGLIFHPAVPEVIQPYLPIAVVAALDAVFGGLRAYLEQIFDPKVFVVSFVFNVFVAALIVYVGDQLGVGTQLSTAIIVVLGIRIFGNAAALRRRLFGA, from the coding sequence ATGATCGGAATCGCCGCGCTGGCGATCGGCATCGTGCTGGGCCTGATCTTCCACCCGGCGGTCCCCGAGGTCATCCAGCCTTACCTGCCGATCGCGGTGGTCGCCGCGCTCGACGCGGTGTTCGGCGGGCTGCGTGCGTATCTCGAACAGATCTTCGACCCCAAGGTCTTCGTAGTGTCGTTCGTGTTCAACGTCTTCGTGGCGGCCCTCATCGTCTACGTCGGCGACCAGCTGGGCGTCGGCACCCAGTTGTCGACGGCCATCATCGTGGTGCTGGGCATCCGCATCTTCGGTAACGCCGCCGCCCTGCGGCGCCGGTTGTTCGGGGCATGA
- a CDS encoding DUF881 domain-containing protein produces the protein MGGEPAESAGDESRDAPTRHEAAPHGRHELPTRPRPFRGSSALLRGGRSRMAFGALAVLLCLLLGVAIVTQVRQTKSGDSLDTARPADLLVLLDSLRQREATLNTEVSELQNTLNSLQASGNTDQAAIQRAQARLAALSILVGSVGATGPGVTVTIEDPGPGVSPEAMLDVINELRAAGAEAIEVNDAHESVRVGVDTWVVGTPGSLTVDTKTLSPPYSVLAIGDPPTLAAAMNIPGGAEDSIKRVGARMSVQQADRVDIVTLRQPKPHQYAQPVK, from the coding sequence GTGGGCGGGGAACCGGCGGAGTCCGCGGGCGACGAAAGTCGCGACGCGCCAACCCGGCACGAAGCCGCGCCGCACGGCCGCCACGAACTACCTACGAGACCGCGCCCGTTCAGAGGCTCGTCCGCGCTGCTGCGCGGCGGTCGTTCCCGGATGGCGTTCGGGGCGCTGGCGGTCCTGCTGTGCCTCCTACTGGGAGTCGCCATCGTCACCCAGGTGCGCCAGACCAAGAGCGGGGACTCGCTGGACACTGCGCGGCCCGCGGACCTGTTGGTGCTGCTGGATTCACTGCGGCAGCGCGAGGCCACGCTGAACACCGAAGTGAGCGAACTGCAGAACACGCTGAACTCGCTCCAGGCGTCCGGCAACACCGATCAGGCCGCGATCCAAAGGGCCCAGGCACGGCTGGCCGCCCTGTCCATCCTCGTCGGCTCGGTGGGCGCCACCGGGCCCGGCGTCACCGTCACGATCGAGGATCCCGGCCCAGGGGTATCGCCGGAGGCGATGCTCGACGTGATCAACGAGCTGCGCGCCGCCGGCGCCGAGGCGATCGAGGTCAACGACGCGCACGAGTCGGTGCGGGTGGGTGTCGACACGTGGGTGGTGGGTACACCGGGTTCGCTAACCGTCGACACCAAGACGCTGTCGCCGCCGTATTCGGTTCTGGCGATAGGCGATCCGCCGACACTGGCCGCGGCGATGAACATTCCGGGCGGCGCGGAGGACAGCATCAAGCGGGTGGGCGCGCGAATGTCGGTGCAGCAGGCCGACCGGGTGGACATCGTCACCTTGCGGCAACCAAAACCGCACCAATACGCTCAGCCCGTCAAGTGA
- the gcvH gene encoding glycine cleavage system protein GcvH, which produces MSEIPADLYYTAEHEWVRRSGDDTVRVGITDFAQSALGDVVYVQLPDVGTELTAGESFGEVESTKSVSDLFAPVSGTVSAVNGELEGSPQLVNSDPYEAGWLLDVQVSDPADLESAITGLLDAEAYRGTLTE; this is translated from the coding sequence GTGAGCGAAATCCCGGCCGACCTGTACTACACCGCCGAACACGAATGGGTTCGGCGAAGCGGTGATGACACCGTGCGGGTGGGGATCACCGACTTCGCACAGTCGGCGCTGGGCGACGTCGTCTACGTTCAGCTGCCCGACGTCGGCACCGAACTCACCGCGGGCGAGTCCTTCGGCGAAGTCGAGTCGACGAAGTCGGTGTCGGACCTCTTCGCGCCGGTCTCGGGCACGGTATCCGCGGTCAACGGCGAGCTGGAAGGCAGTCCCCAGCTGGTGAATTCGGACCCGTACGAGGCTGGCTGGCTTCTCGACGTCCAGGTTTCGGACCCTGCCGACCTGGAGTCGGCGATCACGGGGCTGCTCGACGCAGAGGCGTACCGCGGAACACTGACCGAATGA
- the garA gene encoding glycogen accumulation regulator GarA, with translation MTDMDSDFGKDQTSDEVTVETTSVFRADFLNELDAPAQSGAESAVSGVEGLPAGSALLVVKRGPNAGSRFLLDQPVTSAGRHPDSDIFLDDVTVSRRHAEFRLENNEFHVVDVGSLNGTYVNREPVDSAVLANGDEVQIGKFRLVFLTGPKQGDDEGGSSG, from the coding sequence GTGACGGACATGGACTCCGATTTTGGGAAAGACCAGACTTCTGACGAAGTTACCGTGGAGACGACCTCCGTCTTCCGTGCCGACTTCCTGAACGAACTGGACGCCCCCGCACAGTCGGGGGCCGAGAGCGCCGTTTCCGGTGTTGAGGGCCTCCCGGCGGGCTCGGCGTTGCTGGTCGTCAAACGCGGGCCGAACGCCGGATCGCGCTTTCTGCTCGACCAGCCGGTCACGTCCGCCGGTCGGCATCCCGACAGCGACATTTTCCTGGACGATGTCACGGTCAGCCGCCGTCACGCCGAATTCAGGTTGGAGAACAACGAATTCCACGTGGTCGACGTCGGTAGCCTGAACGGTACCTACGTCAACCGTGAGCCGGTCGATTCGGCGGTGCTGGCCAACGGCGACGAGGTCCAGATCGGCAAGTTCCGCCTGGTCTTTCTGACCGGGCCGAAGCAGGGTGACGACGAGGGAGGATCCTCAGGGTAG
- the ftsR gene encoding transcriptional regulator FtsR produces the protein MSAPDSPALAGMSIGAVLELLRPDFPDVTISKIRFLEAEGLVTPQRAASGYRRFTAYDCARLRFILTAQRDHYLPLKVIRAQLDAQPDGELPPFGSPYGVPRLVSVAGTGEVGPEAGSDAAAVAPAHVRLSREDLLERSGVDDALLTSLLKAGVITTGPGGFFDEHAVVILQCARALAEYGVEPRHLRAFRSAADRQSDLIAQIAGPVVKAGKAGARDRADDLAREVAALAITLHTSLVKSAVRDVLHR, from the coding sequence GTGAGCGCACCCGATAGCCCGGCGCTGGCCGGGATGTCGATTGGGGCCGTCCTCGAGCTGCTGAGGCCGGATTTCCCCGATGTCACGATCTCCAAGATCCGATTCTTGGAGGCCGAAGGACTGGTGACGCCGCAGCGTGCTGCCTCGGGATATCGCAGGTTCACCGCGTACGACTGCGCGCGGCTGCGGTTCATCCTCACCGCGCAGCGCGACCACTATCTGCCGTTGAAGGTGATCAGGGCGCAGTTGGACGCCCAGCCTGACGGCGAACTACCCCCGTTCGGATCGCCTTACGGCGTACCGCGATTGGTCTCCGTCGCCGGAACCGGGGAGGTGGGGCCGGAGGCCGGGTCCGACGCGGCGGCGGTGGCGCCCGCCCATGTCCGGCTGAGCCGCGAAGACCTCCTGGAGCGCTCTGGGGTGGACGACGCCCTGCTGACGTCGCTTTTGAAGGCCGGGGTGATCACCACCGGCCCCGGCGGGTTCTTCGACGAGCACGCCGTCGTGATCCTGCAGTGCGCGCGGGCGCTGGCGGAGTACGGCGTGGAGCCGCGGCACCTGCGCGCCTTCCGTTCGGCGGCCGACAGACAGTCCGACCTGATCGCGCAAATCGCCGGCCCGGTAGTCAAAGCCGGGAAGGCCGGTGCCCGCGACCGCGCCGACGACCTGGCCCGTGAGGTGGCGGCGCTCGCCATCACGCTGCACACCTCGCTGGTCAAATCCGCCGTTCGCGACGTTCTCCATCGCTGA
- a CDS encoding bifunctional nuclease family protein, with the protein MGEVRVVGIRVEQPQNQPVLLLRETNGDRYLPIWIGQSEAAAIALEQQGVEPPRPLTHDLIRDIIAALGHSLKEVRIVDLQEGTFYADLIFDRNITVSARPSDSVAIALRVGVPIYVEEAVLAQAGLLIPDESDEEGGTAVREDEVEKFKEFLDSVSPDDFKAT; encoded by the coding sequence ATGGGTGAAGTTCGTGTTGTCGGCATTCGCGTGGAGCAGCCGCAGAACCAGCCGGTGCTGTTGCTGCGCGAGACCAACGGTGACCGTTACCTGCCGATCTGGATCGGCCAGTCCGAGGCTGCAGCCATCGCACTCGAGCAGCAAGGCGTCGAGCCGCCGCGCCCGTTGACGCACGACTTGATCAGGGACATCATTGCGGCGCTTGGGCATTCGCTGAAAGAAGTGCGGATCGTCGATCTGCAGGAGGGCACCTTCTACGCGGACCTGATCTTCGACCGCAACATCACCGTGTCGGCGCGCCCGTCGGACTCGGTGGCGATCGCCCTGCGGGTGGGCGTCCCGATTTACGTCGAGGAGGCCGTCCTGGCCCAAGCCGGCTTGCTGATCCCGGACGAGAGCGACGAAGAGGGCGGCACCGCGGTGCGGGAGGACGAGGTGGAGAAGTTCAAGGAATTTCTCGACAGCGTCTCGCCGGACGATTTCAAGGCGACCTAG
- a CDS encoding MerR family transcriptional regulator, protein MSEQPRQEQLDLAGQAHASGDSPVTAATVPVQPGLFPDDSVPDELVGYRGPSACQIAGITYRQLDYWARTSLVVPSIRSAAGSGSQRLYSFKDILVLKIVKRLLDTGISLHNIRVAVDHLRQRGVQDLANITLFSDGTTVYECTSAEEVVDLLQGGQGVFGIAVSGAMRELTGVIADFPGERADGGESIAAPEDELASRRKHRDRKIG, encoded by the coding sequence GTGAGCGAGCAGCCACGTCAAGAACAGCTGGACCTAGCCGGCCAAGCGCACGCGAGCGGTGACTCCCCGGTCACCGCGGCGACCGTGCCCGTGCAGCCCGGCCTGTTCCCCGACGATTCCGTCCCCGACGAGCTCGTCGGTTATCGCGGGCCCAGCGCCTGCCAGATCGCCGGGATCACGTACCGCCAGCTGGACTACTGGGCCCGGACGTCGCTGGTGGTCCCGTCGATCCGGAGCGCGGCCGGCTCCGGCAGCCAGCGCCTCTACTCGTTCAAGGACATCCTGGTCCTCAAGATCGTCAAGCGGTTGCTCGACACCGGCATCTCGCTGCACAACATCCGGGTCGCGGTCGACCACCTGCGCCAGCGTGGCGTGCAGGATCTGGCCAACATCACGCTGTTCTCCGACGGCACCACGGTCTACGAGTGCACGTCGGCCGAGGAGGTCGTCGACCTGCTGCAGGGCGGGCAGGGCGTGTTCGGCATCGCCGTGTCGGGCGCCATGCGGGAACTGACCGGCGTGATCGCCGACTTCCCGGGCGAGCGGGCCGACGGCGGCGAGTCCATCGCGGCACCGGAGGACGAGCTGGCCTCGCGGCGTAAGCACCGCGACCGCAAGATCGGCTAG